The following proteins are encoded in a genomic region of Paenibacillus sp. FSL H3-0469:
- a CDS encoding DNA polymerase III subunit alpha: MSPFVHLHVHSEYSLLDGAARITDLVRRAGEYGMTSLALTDHGVMYGAIPFYKACQAQGIKPIIGCEAYLTAGSRRERGSRKDQPIYHLILLAKNMTGYQNLMKLISIGHLEGQHYKPRIDMEALAAYAEGIICLSACLGGEVPQHLLHGREEEARKAALRYKEIFGSDFYLELQDHGIAEQKRVNPQLIALAEELDIPLVATNDVHYMDKEDAEVQDVLICIGTGKSVDDEDRLKIGTDQLFFKSGEQMAALFPHVPQAIENTQRIAEACNLELTFGNHILPEFSPLPEGLDAAAYLRELCRSGLEQRYADTPLWESPEQKETAEKRLDYELGVIESMGFSDYFLIVWDFIAFCHRSGIVTGPGRGSSAGSLTAYTLKITDVDPLKYNLLFERFLNPERITMPDIDIDFSDERRDEVIAYVVDKYGKEHVAQIITFGTMAARAAVRDVGRALNLPYNEVDKAAKLIPGQLGISISRALEGTPELKALYETNPKTRVLLDTAMKVEGMPRHASTHAAGVVISKGPLTDAVPLQAGNESTALTQYSMEHLESVGLLKMDFLGLRTLSIIERCMKWVKEMTGSVPDFRIIPDHDPLTYEMLGAGETTGVFQLESAGVRRVLKDLKPSGFEDIVSVVALYRPGPMEFIPKFIGGKHGEFEVVYPHADLQPILADTYGIIVYQEQIMQIASLMAGFSLGEADLLRRAVSKKKRETLDQERSHFVEGSLKQGYSEADAHAVYDMIVRFANYGFPRAHAAAYGVLAFQTAYLKAHYPVQFMAAMLTAVMGSHRKVAEYVLECRRSGIGVLPPDVNESGVLFTPVPGEGRGHIRFGLAAVKNVGTQAVENIMAVRKERPFDSLLDFCRRVDLRVCNKRVIESLLQTGAFDALPGHRAQLLAMLDETVDAAAKWRKERDELQIQLFDDLIETPNWEIRYPDIPRFSGTQQLELERELLGLYLSGHPLDDHAGLLEEPGIQKLMDLGEAADESMTVTAGMVVSLKEITTKAGKAMAFVEWEDQIERCEVVLFPEVWKRTRALIEKGALLALRAKVQQEDEGFKLLAEEVAPLTSDSVRGLLQRRSAGSRPAYGAGRSAPAGAPAAAPAARTGAGGPGARPGGAAGGAAAPGTRTPAAQPPGARASAAAAQAAPKATAASDARPGSPAPLRTGQDPAAERFAGSAPGAQRVFIKITPGAELKGLLPRLQALLQTHPGPAATLLFYERNQKVLALSDSYRIEPSEELFAAIEEMLGAGTVRLR, from the coding sequence ATGAGCCCATTCGTGCATTTGCATGTGCACAGCGAATACAGTTTACTGGACGGGGCGGCGCGCATTACAGATCTCGTGCGCCGGGCCGGCGAATACGGCATGACATCGCTGGCGCTGACAGATCATGGTGTGATGTACGGGGCCATCCCTTTCTATAAAGCCTGCCAGGCGCAGGGAATCAAGCCGATTATCGGCTGTGAGGCTTATTTGACCGCAGGCTCGCGCCGTGAGCGGGGAAGCCGCAAGGATCAGCCGATTTATCACCTGATTCTGCTGGCGAAGAATATGACCGGCTACCAGAATCTGATGAAGCTGATCTCCATCGGCCATCTGGAGGGCCAGCATTATAAGCCGCGTATCGATATGGAGGCGCTGGCAGCCTATGCCGAGGGCATTATCTGTCTAAGTGCCTGTCTGGGCGGTGAAGTGCCGCAGCATCTGCTGCACGGCCGGGAGGAGGAGGCGCGCAAGGCGGCGCTGCGGTATAAGGAGATTTTTGGAAGCGACTTCTATCTGGAACTGCAGGATCACGGGATTGCCGAGCAGAAGCGGGTGAATCCGCAGCTGATTGCGCTTGCTGAAGAGCTGGACATTCCACTGGTAGCAACCAATGATGTCCACTATATGGACAAGGAGGATGCCGAGGTTCAGGATGTGCTGATCTGCATCGGCACAGGCAAATCCGTGGACGATGAGGACCGGCTGAAGATCGGGACAGACCAGCTGTTCTTCAAAAGCGGGGAGCAGATGGCTGCGCTGTTTCCGCATGTGCCGCAGGCGATAGAGAACACGCAGCGGATCGCTGAAGCGTGCAATCTGGAGCTGACGTTCGGCAATCATATTCTCCCGGAATTCTCGCCTCTGCCGGAAGGGCTGGATGCCGCTGCTTATCTGCGCGAGCTGTGCCGCAGCGGGCTGGAGCAGCGCTATGCGGATACTCCGCTCTGGGAATCGCCGGAGCAGAAGGAGACGGCTGAGAAGCGGCTCGACTATGAGCTGGGAGTTATTGAGAGCATGGGGTTCAGCGATTACTTCCTGATCGTGTGGGATTTTATCGCTTTTTGTCACCGCAGCGGTATTGTTACCGGTCCGGGCCGCGGTTCCTCCGCAGGAAGTCTCACCGCGTACACGCTGAAGATTACCGATGTGGACCCGCTGAAATATAATCTGCTGTTCGAGCGGTTCCTGAACCCTGAGCGGATCACGATGCCCGATATTGATATCGACTTCAGCGACGAACGCCGCGATGAGGTCATTGCCTATGTGGTAGACAAGTATGGCAAGGAGCATGTAGCGCAGATCATCACCTTCGGTACGATGGCGGCGAGGGCTGCTGTCCGTGATGTGGGCCGGGCGCTGAATCTGCCGTATAACGAGGTGGACAAGGCGGCGAAGCTGATTCCGGGCCAGCTCGGCATCAGCATCAGCCGGGCGCTGGAGGGCACGCCTGAGCTTAAGGCGCTGTATGAGACGAATCCGAAGACCAGAGTGCTGCTGGATACGGCGATGAAGGTGGAGGGCATGCCGCGCCATGCTTCGACGCATGCGGCTGGCGTAGTCATCTCCAAGGGTCCGCTGACCGATGCTGTTCCGCTCCAGGCGGGCAATGAGAGCACGGCGCTCACCCAGTACTCCATGGAGCATCTGGAGAGCGTTGGGCTGCTTAAGATGGACTTCCTCGGCCTGCGGACCTTGTCGATTATTGAACGCTGCATGAAATGGGTGAAGGAGATGACCGGGAGCGTGCCGGATTTCCGCATCATCCCGGATCACGATCCGCTCACCTATGAGATGCTGGGAGCAGGCGAGACCACCGGCGTATTCCAGCTGGAATCTGCAGGCGTGCGGCGGGTGCTGAAGGATCTGAAGCCGAGCGGGTTCGAGGATATTGTCTCGGTGGTGGCGCTGTACCGCCCGGGTCCGATGGAATTCATCCCGAAATTCATCGGGGGCAAGCATGGGGAGTTCGAGGTTGTCTATCCGCATGCGGATTTGCAGCCGATTCTGGCCGATACGTACGGCATTATTGTCTACCAGGAGCAGATTATGCAGATTGCCTCGCTGATGGCGGGCTTCTCGCTGGGCGAAGCGGACCTGCTCCGCCGTGCGGTGTCCAAGAAGAAGCGGGAGACACTAGACCAGGAGCGCAGCCACTTCGTGGAGGGCAGTCTGAAGCAGGGCTACAGCGAAGCGGATGCCCATGCGGTCTATGATATGATCGTGCGGTTCGCCAACTACGGCTTCCCGCGCGCGCATGCTGCCGCTTACGGGGTGCTGGCCTTCCAGACCGCTTATCTCAAGGCGCATTATCCGGTGCAGTTCATGGCCGCTATGCTGACTGCTGTGATGGGGAGCCACCGCAAGGTGGCGGAATATGTCCTGGAATGCCGCCGGTCCGGGATTGGCGTCCTGCCGCCGGATGTCAACGAGAGCGGGGTGCTGTTCACTCCGGTACCCGGCGAAGGGCGCGGACACATCCGCTTCGGGCTGGCTGCGGTGAAGAATGTCGGCACACAGGCTGTGGAGAACATTATGGCCGTCCGTAAGGAGCGGCCGTTCGACAGCCTGCTCGATTTCTGCCGCCGGGTCGATCTGCGGGTCTGCAACAAACGCGTGATCGAATCCCTGCTGCAGACCGGCGCCTTCGATGCGCTGCCTGGACACCGGGCGCAGCTGCTGGCGATGCTGGATGAGACGGTGGATGCGGCAGCCAAATGGCGCAAGGAGCGCGATGAGCTGCAGATCCAGCTGTTCGATGACCTGATCGAGACGCCGAACTGGGAGATCCGCTACCCCGATATTCCGAGGTTCAGCGGAACCCAGCAGCTGGAGCTGGAGCGTGAGCTGCTCGGGCTCTATCTCTCCGGCCATCCGCTGGATGACCATGCGGGGCTGCTTGAGGAGCCGGGGATACAGAAGCTGATGGATCTTGGCGAAGCAGCGGATGAGAGCATGACCGTGACGGCCGGTATGGTCGTGTCGCTGAAGGAGATCACGACCAAAGCTGGTAAGGCGATGGCTTTTGTGGAATGGGAAGACCAGATCGAGCGCTGCGAGGTCGTACTCTTCCCGGAGGTGTGGAAACGCACCCGCGCCCTGATTGAGAAGGGCGCATTGCTGGCCCTGCGCGCCAAGGTGCAGCAGGAGGACGAGGGCTTCAAGCTGCTGGCCGAGGAGGTAGCTCCGCTCACCTCGGACAGCGTGCGCGGCCTGCTGCAGCGCCGCAGCGCCGGGTCCCGGCCCGCCTACGGCGCGGGCCGCAGTGCCCCCGCAGGAGCGCCTGCGGCCGCTCCTGCAGCCCGCACGGGCGCCGGTGGCCCCGGCGCCCGGCCCGGCGGTGCAGCTGGCGGCGCCGCTGCACCGGGCACGCGCACACCGGCGGCACAGCCGCCCGGTGCGCGCGCTTCCGCGGCCGCTGCGCAGGCCGCGCCCAAGGCCACGGCCGCGTCCGACGCGCGGCCGGGCAGCCCTGCCCCGCTGCGCACGGGGCAGGACCCAGCCGCTGAGCGCTTCGCAGGCTCAGCGCCCGGCGCCCAGCGTGTCTTCATCAAGATCACGCCGGGCGCTGAGCTGAAGGGTCTGCTGCCGCGCCTCCAGGCGCTGCTGCAGACCCATCCGGGACCCGCAGCGACGCTGCTGTTCTACGAGCGCAACCAGAAGGTGCTTGCGCTGAGCGACAGCTACCGGATCGAGCCCTCGGAGGAGCTGTTCGCCGCCATTGAAGAGATGCTGGGTGCCGGAACCGTCCGCCTCCGATAG
- a CDS encoding phosphatidylglycerophosphatase A, with amino-acid sequence MSYQMAEELLERRGVSLDSIAEIVYILQSVYYPSLTQEECLSSVKSVLNKREVQYTLMTGIALDELAEKKLLPQPFQAVMEADESLYGADETLALGITSVYGMIGLTSFGYLDKIKLGIIGKLNDDKGSIHVFLDDLVAGIAAAASARIAHGHEGAKVYPHVTGTE; translated from the coding sequence ATGTCCTATCAAATGGCGGAGGAGCTGCTGGAGCGCCGGGGAGTATCACTGGACTCGATCGCGGAGATCGTCTATATCCTGCAATCGGTCTATTATCCCAGCTTAACGCAGGAGGAGTGCCTGAGCAGCGTCAAGTCGGTCCTGAACAAAAGAGAGGTCCAGTATACGCTAATGACCGGGATTGCGCTGGATGAGTTGGCTGAGAAGAAGCTGCTGCCCCAGCCGTTTCAGGCGGTAATGGAAGCGGATGAATCGCTCTACGGGGCGGACGAGACGCTGGCGCTGGGCATCACGAGCGTGTATGGAATGATCGGCCTGACCAGCTTCGGCTACCTGGATAAAATAAAGCTTGGAATTATCGGCAAATTGAATGATGATAAGGGGAGCATTCATGTATTTCTGGATGATCTTGTGGCCGGAATTGCGGCTGCTGCTTCAGCCCGCATCGCCCACGGGCATGAGGGTGCGAAGGTATATCCCCATGTGACCGGGACCGAATAA
- the accD gene encoding acetyl-CoA carboxylase, carboxyltransferase subunit beta — protein sequence MFKDLFQKKRKYATIPSERLERSGGPAEGERPKREIPEGLMSKCAKCGTIQYSKELEKNLKVCPSCGYHMRLNATERIAMILDPEGFIEFDSEMASIDPLKFPGYASKLEQQQSKTGQVEAVITGQGSIGGHPVIVAVMNFEFFTGSMGSVVGEKITRAVEEATERKLPMLIFSTSGGARMQESILSLMQMAKTSAALARFSEAGGLYISVITDPTTGGVSASFASLGDIIIAEPGAVFGFAGRIVIEQTIRQKLPEDFQTAEFNLQHGQLDLVVHRKEMRSTLTKLLELHDVKGGF from the coding sequence TTGTTCAAAGATTTATTTCAGAAAAAACGGAAGTACGCGACTATTCCTTCAGAACGTCTGGAGCGAAGCGGCGGACCGGCAGAAGGCGAGCGCCCTAAGCGGGAGATTCCCGAAGGTCTAATGAGCAAGTGCGCCAAATGCGGAACGATCCAGTACAGCAAGGAACTGGAGAAGAATTTGAAAGTATGCCCGTCCTGCGGCTATCATATGCGCCTGAATGCTACCGAACGGATTGCAATGATTCTTGATCCGGAAGGGTTCATTGAGTTCGACAGCGAGATGGCGTCCATTGATCCTCTGAAGTTCCCCGGCTATGCCTCCAAGCTGGAGCAGCAGCAGTCCAAAACCGGACAGGTTGAGGCTGTAATCACCGGCCAGGGCAGCATCGGCGGACATCCGGTGATTGTAGCCGTGATGAACTTTGAGTTCTTCACCGGCAGCATGGGATCTGTGGTTGGTGAGAAAATTACAAGAGCGGTGGAAGAAGCGACAGAGCGGAAACTGCCGATGCTGATCTTCTCCACTTCCGGCGGGGCCAGAATGCAGGAAAGCATTCTCAGTCTCATGCAGATGGCGAAGACCAGTGCCGCGCTGGCCCGGTTCAGTGAAGCAGGCGGGCTGTATATCTCCGTCATTACTGATCCGACCACCGGCGGGGTATCGGCGAGCTTTGCCAGCCTGGGCGACATTATTATTGCCGAGCCCGGAGCGGTATTCGGCTTTGCCGGACGGATTGTCATCGAGCAGACGATCCGCCAGAAGCTGCCGGAGGATTTCCAGACGGCAGAGTTCAATCTGCAGCACGGTCAGCTGGATCTGGTCGTGCACCGTAAGGAAATGCGCTCCACGCTCACGAAGCTGCTGGAGCTGCATGATGTGAAAGGGGGATTTTAG
- a CDS encoding acetyl-CoA carboxylase carboxyltransferase subunit alpha, which yields MAGELPFEMPLVEMRKKIAELKQFGEEKGIDFSDEVARLEERYSELENEIYSNISPAQKMHLARHHVRPTSLDLIGLIFTDFIELHGDRLYGDDLAVVGGIAKLNGRPVTVIGQQRGKDTKENILRFFGSAHPEGFRKSLRLMKQAEKFGRPIITFVDTKGAYPGNTAEERGQSEAIARNLFEMSQLTVPVICVIIGEGGSGGALAMAVGNRVLMLENAIYSAISPNGAASILWKDATKAEQAAEAMKITATDLLEMEVIEEIIAEPRGGAHRDYEAAAEAVKDTVWRHLQELSGMDAAALKEDRYLKFRKIGEFSESVLEQDSDQDEVQIVE from the coding sequence TTGGCAGGAGAGTTGCCTTTTGAAATGCCTCTGGTAGAAATGCGCAAAAAAATCGCCGAACTCAAACAGTTCGGTGAAGAGAAGGGCATTGATTTCAGCGATGAGGTAGCCCGGCTTGAGGAGCGCTACAGCGAGCTGGAGAATGAGATCTATTCCAATATATCCCCGGCCCAGAAGATGCATCTGGCCCGGCATCACGTACGCCCGACCTCGCTGGATCTGATCGGGCTTATCTTCACGGACTTTATCGAGCTGCATGGTGACCGCCTGTACGGTGACGATCTTGCGGTAGTCGGCGGAATCGCCAAGCTGAACGGCCGGCCTGTGACCGTTATCGGGCAGCAGCGCGGCAAGGATACGAAGGAGAATATTCTGCGCTTCTTCGGCAGCGCCCATCCGGAGGGCTTCCGCAAGTCGCTGAGGCTGATGAAGCAGGCGGAGAAGTTCGGCCGTCCGATCATCACCTTTGTCGATACCAAGGGGGCTTACCCCGGCAATACCGCAGAGGAACGCGGACAATCGGAAGCGATTGCCCGTAATTTGTTCGAGATGTCCCAGTTGACCGTGCCGGTCATCTGCGTGATCATCGGCGAAGGCGGCAGCGGCGGAGCTTTAGCGATGGCCGTGGGCAACCGCGTGCTGATGCTGGAGAATGCAATCTATTCAGCGATCTCCCCTAACGGTGCAGCGTCGATTCTGTGGAAGGATGCCACCAAGGCGGAGCAGGCCGCGGAGGCCATGAAGATTACGGCCACCGATCTGCTGGAAATGGAAGTCATCGAGGAGATTATTGCCGAGCCCAGAGGCGGTGCGCACCGGGATTACGAAGCTGCGGCGGAGGCGGTTAAGGACACAGTCTGGCGTCACCTGCAGGAGTTGTCCGGCATGGATGCAGCTGCGCTGAAGGAAGACCGTTACCTGAAATTCCGCAAAATCGGCGAGTTTTCCGAGTCGGTGCTGGAGCAGGATTCCGATCAGGATGAAGTGCAGATTGTGGAGTAA
- the pyk gene encoding pyruvate kinase, producing the protein MRKSKIVCTIGPASESLENIKKLILAGMNVARLNFSHGDFDEHGARINTIRQASKELGKTVAILLDTKGPEIRTGKLEVEPIELVQDEYLTLTTEEILGDHNRISITYNNLPNDVQVGSTILIDDGLIGLTVVDIQGTEIKTRIVNGGTIKSKKGVNVPGVSISLPGITEKDTNDIIFGIGQDIDFIAASFVRKASDVLEIRELLAKHDASHIQIISKIENQEGVDNLDEILAVSDGLMVARGDLGVEIPAEDVPLAQKLMIQKCNIAGKPVITATQMLDSMQRNPRPTRAEASDVANAIFDGTDAIMLSGETAAGKYPVESVLTMSRIAEKAESALNHREIFMKQQIAQETTVTEAISQSVAISALDLNAKAIISSTVTGHTARVVSKYRPKSQIIAVTTQERTMRQLALVWGVTPVFGPEAHSTDELLETALNGGKASGLVKAGDLVVITAGIPLGRSGSTNLVKVDTIPAD; encoded by the coding sequence ATGCGGAAAAGTAAAATTGTATGTACGATCGGACCTGCAAGTGAATCGTTGGAGAATATCAAAAAATTGATTTTGGCTGGTATGAATGTGGCCCGTCTGAACTTCTCCCACGGCGATTTTGATGAGCACGGAGCCCGGATCAACACGATCCGTCAAGCATCCAAGGAGCTTGGCAAGACTGTTGCCATCCTGCTCGACACCAAAGGACCGGAGATTCGTACTGGCAAGCTGGAAGTAGAACCGATTGAACTGGTTCAGGATGAGTATCTGACATTGACTACGGAAGAGATCCTTGGCGATCATAACCGTATCTCCATCACTTACAACAACCTGCCTAACGATGTTCAAGTAGGATCGACGATCCTGATCGACGACGGCCTGATCGGCCTTACAGTTGTCGACATTCAAGGCACCGAAATCAAGACCCGTATTGTTAACGGCGGTACGATCAAGAGCAAGAAGGGTGTTAACGTACCGGGAGTATCCATCTCCCTGCCGGGTATTACGGAAAAAGATACCAATGATATCATTTTTGGGATCGGACAGGACATTGATTTTATTGCCGCTTCTTTCGTACGCAAAGCCAGCGACGTTCTGGAAATCCGTGAACTGCTTGCGAAGCATGATGCTTCCCACATCCAGATCATCTCCAAGATCGAGAACCAGGAAGGTGTCGATAACCTGGATGAAATCCTGGCAGTATCCGACGGCCTGATGGTTGCCCGTGGCGATCTTGGTGTAGAAATCCCTGCTGAAGATGTACCTTTGGCTCAGAAGCTGATGATTCAGAAATGTAACATCGCCGGCAAACCGGTAATCACAGCTACCCAAATGCTGGATTCCATGCAGCGCAACCCGCGCCCAACCCGCGCTGAAGCAAGTGACGTAGCGAACGCAATCTTCGACGGAACCGATGCAATCATGCTGTCCGGTGAGACTGCTGCCGGGAAATATCCGGTAGAATCCGTACTGACTATGTCCCGTATTGCTGAGAAAGCAGAATCTGCTCTGAACCACCGTGAGATCTTCATGAAGCAGCAGATCGCTCAAGAAACTACTGTAACTGAAGCGATCAGCCAATCCGTAGCGATCTCCGCTCTGGATCTGAATGCTAAAGCGATCATTTCTTCGACTGTAACTGGCCACACTGCACGCGTGGTTTCCAAATATCGTCCTAAATCACAGATCATTGCTGTTACTACCCAGGAAAGAACAATGCGTCAACTGGCGCTGGTATGGGGCGTAACTCCTGTATTCGGTCCTGAAGCTCATTCTACTGACGAATTGCTGGAAACAGCACTTAACGGCGGTAAGGCTTCCGGTCTGGTTAAAGCCGGCGATCTTGTAGTCATCACTGCAGGTATCCCGCTTGGACGTTCCGGTTCCACTAACCTGGTGAAGGTAGATACGATTCCAGCCGACTAG
- a CDS encoding G1 family glutamic endopeptidase, translated as MGQVNRLARSKPCLKDKLNTGRAASSGFGWTSSNWSGYAISGKKGSYRQISADWIVPYVKPTEKATFSSAWIGIDGFKNSSLIQTGTGHESVNGKVRYYAWWEILPASETVIPYPVSPGNHMRASIVKLSPGKWCITLRNLSKCWVFRTVQRYNGPQSSAEWIVEAPQVGFDIAPLSKLSTVCFTCCQVNGRSPRLKVTDGGVMIQNKRLLAVPSLPRSCGSAFSVRRIYRKSPPAVYSRNPIYTTP; from the coding sequence GTGGGCCAAGTCAATAGATTAGCACGGAGCAAACCCTGTCTGAAGGATAAACTCAATACGGGCAGAGCCGCCAGTTCCGGCTTCGGCTGGACATCAAGCAACTGGAGCGGTTATGCCATTTCCGGTAAAAAAGGCAGCTACCGGCAGATATCTGCCGACTGGATCGTCCCTTATGTAAAGCCTACGGAAAAAGCTACGTTCTCCTCGGCCTGGATCGGCATTGACGGCTTCAAGAACAGCAGCCTGATCCAGACCGGCACCGGCCATGAATCAGTGAACGGCAAAGTCAGGTATTATGCCTGGTGGGAGATTCTCCCCGCCTCCGAGACTGTCATTCCTTATCCCGTCTCCCCCGGCAACCATATGCGTGCTTCCATCGTCAAGCTGAGTCCCGGCAAATGGTGCATCACCCTGCGCAATCTCAGCAAATGCTGGGTATTCCGCACGGTGCAGCGCTATAACGGACCGCAAAGCTCTGCCGAATGGATTGTCGAAGCCCCCCAAGTGGGATTCGATATCGCTCCGCTGTCCAAGTTATCCACAGTCTGCTTCACCTGTTGCCAGGTCAATGGACGCAGCCCCAGACTAAAAGTCACAGACGGCGGCGTTATGATCCAGAATAAGAGGCTGCTGGCCGTGCCATCTCTCCCGCGCTCTTGCGGAAGCGCCTTTTCGGTCAGACGGATCTATCGTAAAAGTCCCCCTGCCGTGTATTCCAGGAACCCTATTTATACGACTCCCTGA
- a CDS encoding MFS transporter, whose amino-acid sequence MEKITKLRGFYLFLGLAGGSFGSYLSLLLKSNGLEVSQIGLLMAIGTLIAICVQPLWGMVSDRYNQARLVLILSVAVPAVLAVLYRSEYFIVLMLVYTVSTIFSSTQAPIADSYAIAAANRAGATYGSIRMMMSIGAAVGAIAGGQYVSKFSVSTIWLPFLLLNSIAVFIAFTLPKQAEENHMMSQSFSQGIKKLLGNRIFLAFLGGSFLVNQTMTAFGTYFVIAFQSVGGSTSSAGIALFLASITNVPSMFFASRVIRRLGMERTLLLGALIYVLRWGIQVAFPYPSVMIGVQVLHGLSFGFFYIAAVEYVSKITSAEMQATGQSVFNIVFSGLAGILGNLLNGMLLNQGGVGLMNLSCMISAAAGAALLVYVARSSRRKLPLASASGGVGV is encoded by the coding sequence ATGGAAAAAATAACAAAGCTGCGCGGGTTCTATCTGTTTCTGGGACTGGCCGGGGGCTCCTTCGGCTCCTACCTCTCGCTGCTGCTGAAATCAAACGGACTTGAAGTCAGCCAGATCGGCTTGCTGATGGCTATAGGTACGCTGATCGCCATCTGTGTGCAGCCTTTATGGGGAATGGTCTCCGACCGGTATAACCAGGCGCGGCTGGTGCTGATTCTGAGCGTGGCGGTTCCGGCGGTGCTTGCGGTCCTGTACCGTTCGGAATATTTCATTGTGCTGATGCTGGTGTATACCGTGTCCACGATCTTCTCCTCTACACAGGCGCCTATAGCCGACTCGTACGCCATAGCGGCTGCGAACAGGGCTGGAGCCACTTACGGCAGTATTCGCATGATGATGAGCATAGGCGCCGCCGTAGGGGCCATTGCGGGGGGACAGTATGTATCCAAGTTCTCTGTATCGACCATCTGGCTGCCGTTTCTGCTGCTCAACAGCATCGCCGTATTCATTGCCTTCACCCTTCCTAAGCAGGCGGAGGAGAATCACATGATGAGCCAGTCCTTCTCCCAGGGGATCAAAAAACTGCTCGGCAACCGTATATTCCTGGCCTTCCTGGGCGGGAGCTTTCTGGTCAATCAGACCATGACGGCCTTCGGGACCTATTTCGTGATTGCCTTCCAGTCGGTCGGCGGGTCCACCAGCTCTGCGGGAATCGCCCTGTTCCTGGCGTCCATTACCAATGTTCCATCCATGTTCTTCGCCTCCCGGGTCATCCGCAGGCTCGGCATGGAGCGGACGCTGCTGCTTGGTGCGCTGATCTATGTGCTGCGCTGGGGCATCCAGGTGGCCTTTCCGTACCCTTCCGTCATGATCGGCGTACAGGTGCTTCATGGCCTCTCGTTCGGGTTCTTTTATATCGCGGCGGTTGAATATGTATCGAAGATTACCTCGGCAGAGATGCAGGCGACTGGGCAAAGTGTGTTTAACATCGTATTCTCCGGGTTAGCCGGGATTCTGGGCAATCTGCTGAACGGGATGCTGCTGAACCAGGGCGGGGTCGGGCTGATGAACCTCTCCTGCATGATTAGTGCGGCTGCGGGCGCGGCCCTGCTGGTCTATGTTGCCCGCAGCTCGCGCCGCAAGCTGCCGCTTGCGTCTGCATCCGGCGGTGTCGGCGTTTAG
- a CDS encoding thioesterase family protein — protein MNPHQPGWASRWHSTSIRVRYQETDQMGVVYHANYLIWFECGRTEMFRELGFDYRMLEGLGLLLPVTSADLQFKSPARYDDLITVNARLTTFSALRVVYEYEIRRMAAGQEGQERTAGELLVSGSTSHVWLNGEWRPVRIDRAQPELFQAILAALKEEE, from the coding sequence ATGAATCCTCATCAACCTGGATGGGCCAGCCGCTGGCATAGTACCTCCATCCGTGTACGTTATCAGGAGACCGACCAGATGGGCGTCGTCTATCATGCCAATTATTTGATCTGGTTTGAGTGCGGCCGTACGGAAATGTTCCGTGAGCTGGGCTTTGACTACCGGATGCTGGAAGGACTCGGTCTGCTGCTCCCGGTAACCTCTGCAGATTTGCAATTTAAAAGCCCCGCGCGATATGATGATCTTATCACCGTGAATGCGCGGTTAACCACCTTCTCGGCTCTGAGGGTTGTGTATGAATACGAAATCCGCCGGATGGCGGCGGGTCAGGAAGGGCAGGAGCGGACCGCAGGCGAGCTTCTGGTCAGCGGCTCGACGAGCCATGTCTGGCTGAACGGGGAATGGAGGCCTGTGCGGATCGACAGGGCACAGCCTGAGCTGTTCCAGGCCATCCTGGCTGCGCTGAAGGAAGAAGAATAG
- a CDS encoding FxsA family protein, with the protein MIRNKWLWAALFAVPAVELFGFIYVSSFLGAPKTLLIMLATSVIGLLMMRFEGKKVLQDSRTHMQEGRVPGRTMLDGLCIFFGGLLLILPGFVTDLIGFTLVFPLTRPLYRVFLLKWIEKKMKNGTFTFYRR; encoded by the coding sequence ATGATCAGGAATAAATGGCTGTGGGCCGCCTTATTTGCAGTCCCGGCCGTGGAATTATTCGGTTTCATCTATGTCTCAAGTTTTCTTGGAGCGCCCAAGACACTGCTGATCATGCTGGCTACTTCAGTCATCGGTTTGCTAATGATGCGGTTCGAGGGCAAGAAGGTACTGCAGGACAGCAGAACACATATGCAGGAGGGGCGGGTGCCCGGTCGGACCATGCTGGACGGCTTATGTATTTTCTTCGGCGGTCTGCTGCTGATTCTGCCGGGATTTGTCACGGATCTGATCGGCTTTACTCTGGTATTTCCGCTGACCCGGCCGCTCTACCGGGTTTTTCTGCTGAAATGGATCGAGAAAAAGATGAAAAACGGCACGTTCACCTTCTACCGCAGGTAG